GCCCGTGACGATGACCGGCTTGTGCGACTTGATGATGAGATCGTGCAGGTAACGCAGCTGGTACTGGCGCTGGCGATACTTCAGGGCGAGATGAACGAGGAAAATACATACGTCATCGAGTTCGAGCTCGATGATGAGACGTTTGATGCCCGTGTCGAAATAGTGGAACCGCTCGCCCTCGACGCGCGGCGCGGCGAGAAATGCATTGCCCTGCTTGCGCACGATGGGCATGAGGTTGTTGATCGAGCTCTTGCCGTACTTGCACTCGTAGGTGGTGTAGTGGCCCAGGGACTCGGCGATGTGCTCGGCCTGGTTCAACATGCCGCTGCGCACGGATCCCAGATCGACCTCGATGAGGCCGACGATATCCGGGTCCTGGCCCTTCACGAAGCTCGTGATGCCGTCGAGAACCCGCCGATTCGAGCGTAGATAGCCCGCGCCCGGAAACGGCAGATGGAATGCCGGCCCAGTGCCGGTGGCGTAGCGGATGTTGTAGACGAGGAGGCGCAAGCGGAGTGATGCTAACGTTGCGACGCACAAAAGGGGAGTGGGCGTGCGTGTTCAACGAGTAAAGTACACTCAACGCAGGGTCAGGATCGGTCTACATGTCACAAAACAATCCAATTAGATTGTTCATCACCCATGCGTGGGAAACCTCCGACGAGTACCTGAGGGTGTTCGAGTACCTCGAGAGCGCGCGGAACTTCTTCTACAAGAACCTGTCGGCCCCCGACCAGGCGCCCAAGGGAGGCGGCAAGGAGGCCGACCGCGAAGAACTGCGGCGGCAGATCGCCCAGGCCGAGTGTGTCATCGCATTCCCGAGCATGTACCGCACCCATACCGACCTGCTGATGTTCCAGATCACGTTCGCGAAGGCCTCGGACAAGCCCGTGATCCTGATGCGGCCGTTTGGCGCCAACGTGGTGATCCCGAAGGAGGTCACCTCGCTGTCGGACCAGATCGTCGATTGGGATGGCCGTGCATTGGTGGACGCCGTCAAGGCGCAGGCGCGCCACGAGGAGTCCAACCGCTGGGACACCATCGAGTTCAAGCTCGACTAGTTAGTTCAGGCCTCGGCGGCCGCGAACAGCTGAACCACCGCGGCGCCGCCGTTCGGCATCGGCACGGGAAGTTCCAGCTCCTGCTGGCGCGTCATGCGGCAGAACATGCGCACGATGGCCCCGGCGTGCCGTTCCGCTTCCTCGTTCGACATCTTGCGAATGGTGGCACGCACGGCGTCTTCACCGCGCAGCGGGCGCTCGCGCTGGATCTGCGCGGTGAGTTCGACGTACTGCACGCGCACGTCGCGCGGCACATCGTCGGCATCGAGGTGGGCGAGACACTGGCGCCAGGCGCCTTCGAGACGTTCCTTGATGGGACCGTTTCGTGTGAGTAGCAGCGTGGCTGACTCGAGCCGATCGTAAACACGCGACATGAGCTGTTCGTTATCGCTCGGAGCGCGGGCATTTTTCCCTATCTGCGCCGCAAACCTGACGTAACGCCTTTCGTTGTAGTTGTAACGGAGACCCTGATCCGTCAATGGCGTACGTCGCAAATATAGCGCGACACCTTGCAAATGCAACGGGGAAATTGCAGCTCAGCGGCGGCGCGCGACCCGCAGGGTCATGAGACCTAGCAAGAACAGCGTGAGGAATTCGAGCGCGCCACCGCCGCCACCCCCTCCGGAGGAAGCGGGGGGCGTGGGCAGGGTCGGCGGTGTCGCAGGAGGAGGAGGAGGAGGAGGAGGAGCCGGTGCTCCCGGTGTCGGACCGGAAACCACCGGCGTCGCACATGCGGACGAGCCGGCGGTCGCGGGCGCCGCCGTGGTAACCCGGGTGGGCTCAACGATCACATCGGCGCTGTCGGTCCGGGCGAGGTTATCGGTCACCAGAAGACGAATCGTGACCGCGCCCGTGGTCGGGGCGATCACCATGGCGTTGGCCGTGTTCGCACCCACGATCGCCGGCGCGTTGGTTGCCGGCAACACCACGCTCCACGAGAACGTCGCGACCGATCGGCCACACGATGCCGCGCTGGCCGCGGCGCTCAAAGCGACGTTTTGGCCTGGAAACACGCTGCCCGGCACCGCGACCGCCGCGATGGGGCGATCGGCCGCCTGGAGTGCTCCAGCCGCATTCGCCATACCGGCCCCGCAGGTGTCGGCGGTACACAGGCACTGCTCGAGCTGGAAGTCCTCGGTCGACACCGGCACATGGCACGCAACGATGGCGGGCGCATCGGAAACAGTGCTCGGGAAGGGCTTCGCGCCCTCGCGCAAGCGCGCCAGCATCTGACTCGTGGACAGATTCGCGTTGCGCGACAACATCAACCCGGCGATGCCCGAGACGATGGGCGCCGAGAAGCTCGTGCCGAGGTTGCTGTTCAACTGATCCGTGAACGTGAACGCACCCGGCGCCTTGGCGCCACTGTCGGAGGTCGTGTCGAGCGAGAACAGGCATGGGCCGCCGTTGATGTTCACGCAGTTGCCTCCCGGCGCCGCGATCGCGACTTCCGGACCGAGATTGCTGAAACCCACCTTGCTGCCGGCATGGCGGATCGCCGCAACGGCAGCCACCCCCGGGCAGTTGGCGGGCGAGGAAACCATGGTCCCTTCGTTGCCGGCCGAGATCACGACCAGCACCTTGCGGGCGGTCAGCTCCTGGATCGTGTCGCGATAACTGGGTTCGCACGGGCCCGTGGCCCCGAGGCTGAGATTGAGCACACGCGCCGGTGTGGGATTGGCCGGCACACCGGACACCGGCAGCCCGGCGGCCCAACGCATTCCGGCGATGATGTCGCTGTCGGTGCCGCCGCATTTGCCGAGCACACGAACCGGCAGGACGAAGGAGTTCCAGTCGAGGCCGGCGACACCCGCCGCGTTATTGGTCCGCGCGCCGATCATTCCGGCCACTCGGGTGCCATGCCATGAGCTCGCGCCGGTGTCGCAATTGGTGAACGCGGCGTTGGTCTTGTCGGTGTCGTCGATCCAGTCGCCGGGATCGGAGGGGTCGGCGTCACGGCCGCCACCGTCATTCGCCTGGGCCGTGCCACTCACGAAATCGTAGCCCGGGAGCAGTTTTCCGCCGGAATCAGCACGGCCGAGGTCCGGGTGGTCATACAGGACGCCCGTATCGAGCACGGCGATCACGACGCCGGTCGAGCCTAGCTCGCTATCCCAGGCACCGATGGCGTTCACCGCGGAGACCTCGGTGTTCTTGAGATACCACTGGCCACTGAACAACGTGTCGTTGGGGTTCGTGGCCTGGGCAAAACGTCGTCGATCGGGCACCGCGTATTCCACGGCCGGGTCGGCGCGCAATCGTTCGAGGGCCTCTGCGGCACTGGTGCCGGTCACATCGATACGGCTCGCCAGCAGCAGATCCGAGATTTCGCGCTTGGCTGTCAGCTTGAGCTGCGTGCGATTCGCAAGCGCGCTCGCCCGGTCCGAGCCGGTCGAGAGCTTGGCGATGGCGGCGCCGGCGGCATTGCGGCGCAGCTTGACGATGACCGCGAGACTGCCGTCCTCGACGCCGTCCGATTCCGCGCGGGATTCACGTGCGACCGGATTGTGTTCGGGCGATGCGAGCGCAACAGCCTGGAGAGCCAGCATGGTCGCCAGGAAGGCGATTCGGCGTCTGGGGTTGCGCATGGATGGGTCCTGCCGATGTCGCGCCACAAGGTGGCTCCTGTCATTCAGTGGCAGAAGGAACCTCAAACGGTTCCCATGACTGCGAAGGCCACGTGCGCGAGAGTGTGTGACGAGAACTTGCAGAGTGCTGAGAACCAGATCAAGCACGCGGCCTTGAAGGTGCGATATCGTACTACGCATAATGTATCTTATGGTAAACCGCAGTCGCATGCCGGGGGCCGTGCACCGGACCGTCGGCCAGTCGGGCTCGTTCTCTCCCCACCATGGCTGTTCTCATGCTCGCGGCCCCATGGGCTCGAAGATCTTTGCAGTAGTTAGATTGAGGAGCCCTGCGGTGCCGGGACGGCGCGAATTCGCCACTTTGGCTGTCTGGCGATATCCGTTTGGGCACAACTGCGTGCACAATCGCTGCAACGAAGATCCCGGGGGCCGAGCGCAA
This sequence is a window from Pseudomonadota bacterium. Protein-coding genes within it:
- a CDS encoding endonuclease/exonuclease/phosphatase family protein, producing MRLLVYNIRYATGTGPAFHLPFPGAGYLRSNRRVLDGITSFVKGQDPDIVGLIEVDLGSVRSGMLNQAEHIAESLGHYTTYECKYGKSSINNLMPIVRKQGNAFLAAPRVEGERFHYFDTGIKRLIIELELDDVCIFLVHLALKYRQRQYQLRYLHDLIIKSHKPVIVTGDFNTFWGTHEIYLFMRAAGLRSANETNMPSFPARIPRIELDFVLVSKEIDISHFSVPDVRWSDHRPIMCDFTVRGAVASQPAVA
- a CDS encoding S8 family peptidase, with amino-acid sequence MRNPRRRIAFLATMLALQAVALASPEHNPVARESRAESDGVEDGSLAVIVKLRRNAAGAAIAKLSTGSDRASALANRTQLKLTAKREISDLLLASRIDVTGTSAAEALERLRADPAVEYAVPDRRRFAQATNPNDTLFSGQWYLKNTEVSAVNAIGAWDSELGSTGVVIAVLDTGVLYDHPDLGRADSGGKLLPGYDFVSGTAQANDGGGRDADPSDPGDWIDDTDKTNAAFTNCDTGASSWHGTRVAGMIGARTNNAAGVAGLDWNSFVLPVRVLGKCGGTDSDIIAGMRWAAGLPVSGVPANPTPARVLNLSLGATGPCEPSYRDTIQELTARKVLVVISAGNEGTMVSSPANCPGVAAVAAIRHAGSKVGFSNLGPEVAIAAPGGNCVNINGGPCLFSLDTTSDSGAKAPGAFTFTDQLNSNLGTSFSAPIVSGIAGLMLSRNANLSTSQMLARLREGAKPFPSTVSDAPAIVACHVPVSTEDFQLEQCLCTADTCGAGMANAAGALQAADRPIAAVAVPGSVFPGQNVALSAAASAASCGRSVATFSWSVVLPATNAPAIVGANTANAMVIAPTTGAVTIRLLVTDNLARTDSADVIVEPTRVTTAAPATAGSSACATPVVSGPTPGAPAPPPPPPPPATPPTLPTPPASSGGGGGGGALEFLTLFLLGLMTLRVARRR